Part of the Cyanobacteria bacterium QS_8_64_29 genome is shown below.
GGATGAGCGGCGTGCTGATATGCACCAAGCCTTTCTCAAGCTGGGCTGCGCGCTCATCCTGTTCAACCACCTGCAGAAGTTCTGTTAGGCGTTCTAAAGATCAGCGTTTGGCTGTCCTGGGCCGATAGCGGTTCCTCGCCCACGGGCTGGAGCTGGCCGCTGACGCGAAAGTAAACGGGCGCACCGGCCTGGATGTGCATATCGGAGCCGCCGCGCTCGACGAGCTGCGCCATCAAATCTTCAATCGCGTAATCCATGGGGGAGGTGCCTTCGATACAAGCGAGTCTACCCCGAGCATTCCCGGTGCAAGCGCAGCAGCTAACGCACCAGCCCGCTTCAGTTGTTGGGAAAGCGCGGGGTCAGGCAGTAGGGACAATCCAGCCACTCGGGTTGCAGCTCGGCCTGGCAAGTGGGGCAGCTTAGGGCGTGCCGGCGCTTGGCTTGGGCTTCTGACTCCAACCCCGCGTCGGTGAGGGTGACGCGCTCCACCTCTTCCAAGGTGGTATAGCCCTGGCGGACCAGATCCAAACTGTAAGCCAGCAGCGTGCGCATGCCCTCTTCGGCGGCCGCTTCCCGGAGGCGCTCGGCGGTAGCCCCCTCGGCAATCAGGGATTGGATCCGGCTGGAGTTAGGCATGACCTCGTAGACGCCCATGCGCCCTTTGTAACCGGCCCCCTTGCAATGCGAGCACAGGGTCCCCTGCCGCTTGGCCGTCTCGATGGCATCGGGCGGCAGGACGTTGGCGCGATAAAAGGTGACGTTGCTTTCTTCGTGGGCGCTGGAGAGGCCAAATCGGGCTAGCTCCTCAGCCGTTGGGATGTAGCACTGCGCGCATTGCGGACAAACCCGGCGCATCAGGTGTTGGGCCAGCACCCCCAGCAGCGAGCCCGAGATCATAAACGGCTCCACCCCCATCTCGTCCAGGCGCGCGATCGCGCCGGCTGCATCGTTGGTGTGGAGCGTGGTCAGCACCAAGTGGCCCGTCAGCGCCGCTTCGATGGCGGTTTTGGCTGTTTCACGATCATGAGTCTCGCCCACTAGCAGGACGTCGGGGTCTTGGCGCAGGAACGCCCGCAGCACCGAGGCAAAATCCATCCCTTTCTCGCGCAGCACCTGGACCTGGGTGATGCCGGGCAGCGAGTACTCGATGGGATCTTCCACCGTGCCGATGTTGACGCCCGGATCGTTGCGCTCGGCCAGCCCCGAATAGAGCGTGGTGGATTTGCCCGAGCCGGTGGGGCCCGTCACTAGAATGAGCCCGAACGGGCGCTTGACCATGCCCCGGACTTGCCCTAGCGTCCCCGGATCGGTAATGAGCTGATCCAAGCCCAGTTGCGTCGAGGAGTTGTCCAGAACCCGCAGGACGATTTTCTCGCCGTAGCGGCTGGGCAAGCTGCTGACGCGAAAGTCGATGTTGCAGCCGTTGAACTTGCGCCGGATTTTGCCATCTTGCGGCAAGCGCTTCTCGGCGATGTCGAGATCGGCCATGATCTTGAAGCGGGCCGCAATGGCGGGGGCGATGCGGATGGGCAGTGGCTCGAAGGCCTGATGCAGGACGCCATCCTTGCGAAAGCGAACGCGCAGGTACTCCTCTTGCGGCTCGAGGTGAATGTCGGAGGCCTCCTCTTTGAGCGCTTTGACCAGCATGCGGTTGACTAGGTTGATGATGGGGGCATCCTGCGCTTCGCCGATGGCCTCATCTAGGTTGAAATCTACCTGTTCGTCTGCATCTTCTAGCTCGTTGGCAATATTTTGCAGGTCCTGGGAGATATCGAAATTTTTCTGGGTATCCTGCTCCTGCTGGCGTTCCCGGCGCAGCGCCAGGTAGCGATCCAGCAGCTGCTGGTAGGCTTGGGCCGTAATGACACGGCGCTGCAAGCGCACGTTCTGGCCGCGCAGCCGGCGATTGAGCTCATCGCGCGCGCTCAGATCGTCCGGCTTTACCATGCCCACTACCAGCGTGGGGGGATCCCCGGATTGGAGTTGTAGGGGCAGCAGTCGGTATTGGCGGCACAGCTGGAGCGGAATGCCCAGCTCCAGCGCCTCTTCGATCGAGTGCGCGTTTGCGCCCGCTGCGTCGGGGTCGAGGGACTCGATGCCGTAGAGCACTTTGAGCTCGAACAGGCGGTAGGCCTGGTACTGCCGGACTAGCTCGGCAGGGGGCTCGCGCTCGGTCACCGAGGCCAGTGCCTGCATCAAGTCCGTATCGCGCTGCCGCGCGAGCGAGCGGGCCTGCTGCAGTTGCTCGCGCGTTGCGTAGCCGCCAGCCAGCACGTGCCGGCCGAACGGCGCAGGGTCGGGCGGCATTGGGGAAGCCCGCTTTTGGGTCGCAGAATCGGTCATGGGCAGCTGCTAGTTTCGGTCTGCCTGCAGCGGGCTAGCATGGAGTCAGCAAGTGCCGATTGGATCGAGCGCTTCACCATAGGACCGACCAGCTCTAGCCTATCGAAATGGGCAGCAATCGGCCCTGCATCCCCTGACGGGCAGAGCGCGTTCGCTGCCAGGCGGACCGGGCGAAGCCCCTGCCCCCTTGAGTGCTGCTTTGGGGACTGGCAGCCATCGCTTACGATCCATAAGGTTCTGATACCCCAACGAGCGCTATGACCAACGAGCAATCCC
Proteins encoded:
- a CDS encoding general secretion pathway protein GspE, yielding MTDSATQKRASPMPPDPAPFGRHVLAGGYATREQLQQARSLARQRDTDLMQALASVTEREPPAELVRQYQAYRLFELKVLYGIESLDPDAAGANAHSIEEALELGIPLQLCRQYRLLPLQLQSGDPPTLVVGMVKPDDLSARDELNRRLRGQNVRLQRRVITAQAYQQLLDRYLALRRERQQEQDTQKNFDISQDLQNIANELEDADEQVDFNLDEAIGEAQDAPIINLVNRMLVKALKEEASDIHLEPQEEYLRVRFRKDGVLHQAFEPLPIRIAPAIAARFKIMADLDIAEKRLPQDGKIRRKFNGCNIDFRVSSLPSRYGEKIVLRVLDNSSTQLGLDQLITDPGTLGQVRGMVKRPFGLILVTGPTGSGKSTTLYSGLAERNDPGVNIGTVEDPIEYSLPGITQVQVLREKGMDFASVLRAFLRQDPDVLLVGETHDRETAKTAIEAALTGHLVLTTLHTNDAAGAIARLDEMGVEPFMISGSLLGVLAQHLMRRVCPQCAQCYIPTAEELARFGLSSAHEESNVTFYRANVLPPDAIETAKRQGTLCSHCKGAGYKGRMGVYEVMPNSSRIQSLIAEGATAERLREAAAEEGMRTLLAYSLDLVRQGYTTLEEVERVTLTDAGLESEAQAKRRHALSCPTCQAELQPEWLDCPYCLTPRFPNN